A genomic stretch from Mastacembelus armatus chromosome 12, fMasArm1.2, whole genome shotgun sequence includes:
- the glis3 gene encoding zinc finger protein GLIS3 isoform X2, which produces MSGKGCQLLVSPCSVSPSVSMIRGHQSGSIRIPMSSPHQANLSPSSGIEKVKRGAIHSSASGKQSRSHDVLPTLSLRRQVLTSGKQLTTASPHQQVSDHQPNTTMAPTIQAGPCSSKNSFKGCSVSRPNMEVFGQQATANLKVTSSPVTVVTGHPYIAGPAAPHPPPNSHSVPVPHTDARSLLSRESLASTTLSLFETQSVFSGRHEWPYGYRVLPPLGLPQSSTQPIEGGEQLSISPGTAMSGTTISGGTSTSASLPSYLFAGDAGSPKQSNAKKRALSMSPLSDVMGTDFNSIIRTSPTSLVAYINGSRCSPASQSTLSPIQSEGYGHFLGVRGRCIPQVHPCSMPGAPQALATQTECGRMQMLEEGGGLENQMANMVVEQQCLPGEVGVLEQISESCSQATNNVLPPLNLHPVQSTTVEEAAGPMGPPPPYHSHQHIHLFRRHCKIKPPSQDPLTQAPMVPPRHGVSFLPQVPMLEEEEGELEDYGAHCCRWLDCSAVYDQKEELVWHIEKLHVDQRKAEDFTCYWVGCPRNFKPFNARYKLLIHMRVHSGEKPNKCTLPVAVKVMQDKGLKTKKSQFEGCKKAFSRLENLKIHLRSHTGEKPYLCQHPGCNKAFSNSSDRAKHQRTHLDTKPYACQVPGCAKRYTDPSSLRKHVKSHSTKEQQLRKKMKSTTEVTQDPLTDCLTIHPLQPSLSPLARVDNNLNPPPAAPQRQDTSSNTHVALLCSLEDKYRFVDPSPHQLFPGDQCRPCSPTCLGHPPNGTSLQNNPELKQPSQPPDLADHSHELSGQMKILYSPLQYGGITAQTSLSHLMQVDAFGDSLTPAVNNPNVLATSQTALSCITGFDVHSQAQDVAPNQELHGRNFFSVVDHCTSQGSCIYTEG; this is translated from the exons ATGAGTGGAAAAGGCTGTCAGCTCCTGGTGTCTCCATGTAGTGTGTCCCCATCAGTGAGCATGATCAGGGGACACCAGTCCGGGTCCATCAGGATTCCTATGTCCTCCCCCCATCAGGCCAATCTTAGTCCCTCCTCAGGAATAGAGAAAGTGAAAAGAGGGGCCATCCACTCCTCAGCCTCAGGTAAACAGAGCAGAAGCCATGATGTTCTGCCAACCCTGAGCCTCCGCAGGCAGGTGTTGACCAGTGGGAAACAATTAACAACTGCATCGCCACACCAGCAAGTGTCTGATCACCAGCCAAACACAACAATGGCACCTACCATTCAGGCAGGACCCTGCTCTTCTAAAAACAGCTTCAAAG GTTGCTCCGTGTCTCGGCCTAACATGGAAGTTTTTGGTCAACAAGCTACTGCTAACCTAAAAGTGACCAGTAGTCCCGTGACTGTTGTCACAGGTCATCCATATATTGCAGGGCCTGCTGCGCCTCACCCTCCTCCAAATTCACATAGTGTGCCAGTTCCCCACACCGATGCCAG ATCCTTGCTGTCCAGAGAATCCTTGGCATCCACTACCCTCAGTCTGTTTGAAACACAGTCAGTGTTTAGTGGCAGACATGAGTGGCCGTATGGCTACCGTGTGCTTCCTCCACTAGGGCTACCTCAGAGCTCCACCCAGCCCATCGAGGGGGGTGAGCAGCTGAGTATTTCGCCTGGCACAGCCATGTCTGGTACAACTATATCAGGTGGCACAAGCACTTCTGCCTCCCTGCCTTCATACCTCTTTGCAGGTGATGCTGGAAGCCCTAAACAATCTAATGCTAAGAAGAGAGCTCTCTCCATGTCACCTTTGTCAGATGTCATGGGTACTGATTTCAACTCCATCATACGCACCTCGCCCACCTCTCTTGTGGCTTATATCAATGGCTCCCGCTGCTCTCCAGCCTCACAATCAACACTCTCACCCATCCAGTCTGAGGGGTATGGTCATTTTTTAGGTGTGAGAGGCCGCTGTATCCCTCAGGTCCATCCCTGCAGCATGCCAGGTGCTCCGCAGGCTCTGGCCACACAGACAGAGTGTGGCCGTATGCAGATGCTTGAAGAGGGAGGTGGTCTGGAGAACCAGATGGCTAACatggtggtggagcagcagtGCCTCCCTGGCGAAGTAGGGGTGCTGGAGCAGATTTCAGAGAGCTGCAGCCAAGCCACCAACAACGTGCTGCCACCTCTAAACTTACATCCAGTACAGTCGACTACAGtagaagaagctgcaggtccAATGGGACCTCCACCACCCTACCACTCCCACCAACACATCCATCTTTTCAGGCGTCACTGCAAAATAAAGCCTCCATCTCAGGACCCTCTCACACAGGCTCCCATGGTTCCTCCAAGGCATGGGGTGAGCTTCTTACCCCAAGTCCCAATgctggaggaagaagagggagagtTGGAGGACTATGGGGCCCATTGCTGCCGATGGTTGGACTGCAGTGCAGTCTATGACCAAAAGGAGGAGCTGGTGTGGCACATAGAAAAGCTACATGTGGACCAGCGGAAGGCCGAGGATTTCACATGCTACTGGGTGGGCTGTCCACGCAACTTCAAGCCCTTCAATGCCCGATACAAGCTTCTTATCCACATGAGGGTCCATTCTGGAGAGAAACCTAACAAGTGCACG CTTCCAGTTGCTGTCAAGGTGATGCAAGATAaaggactgaaaacaaaaaaatcacaa TTTGAGGGCTGCAAGAAAGCTTTCTCTCGACTAGAAAACCTGAAGATCCATCTACGTAGCCACACGGGGGAGAAACCCTATCTTTGTCAGCACCCAGGATGCAACAAAGCCTTCAGCAACTCAAGTGACAGAGCTAAACACCAGCGTACACACCTGGACACA AAGCCCTATGCGTGCCAAGTTCCTGGCTGTGCCAAGCGTTACACAGATCCCAGCTCCTTGAGGAAACATGTGAAATCCCACTCTACTAAAGAACAACAGTTAAGGAAGAAG ATGAAATCCACTACTGAAGTGACTCAGGACCCACTGACAGATTGTTTAACCATCCACCCTCTACAACCAAGTCTTTCTCCTCTGGCAAGGGTAGACAACAACTTGAACCCACCTCCTG CTGCTCCACAGAGACAAGACACCTCCAGCAATACCCATGTGGCTCTGCTGTGCTCCTTAGAGGATAAATACAG GTTTGTTGATCCTTCCCCTCACCAGCTTTTCCCCGGGGACCAGTGTAGACCTTGCTCTCCCACTTGCCTCGGGCATCCTCCCAATGGGACATCTCTGCAGAACAACCCAGAGCTGAAGCAGCCCAGCCAGCCTCCTGATCTTGCAGATCACAGTCATG aGCTGTCAGGGCAAATGAAGATACTATATTCTCCTCTACAATATGGTGGGATCACAGCACAGACCAGCTTGAGTCACCTGATGCAAGTTGATGCTTTTGGTGACAGCCTCACTCCAGCAGTCAATAATCCCAATGTGTTGGCAACCTCACAAACAGCTCTTTCATGCATTACAG GATTTGATGTCCATAGCCAAGCACAGGATGTGGCTCCTAATCAAGAATTACATGGCAGAAATTTCTTCTCTGTGGTGGACCATTGCACAAGCCAGGGCTCCTGCATCTATACAGAGGGATGA
- the glis3 gene encoding zinc finger protein GLIS3 isoform X4: MSGKGCQLLVSPCSVSPSVSMIRGHQSGSIRIPMSSPHQANLSPSSGIEKVKRGAIHSSASGKQSRSHDVLPTLSLRRQVLTSGKQLTTASPHQQVSDHQPNTTMAPTIQAGPCSSKNSFKGPAAPHPPPNSHSVPVPHTDARSLLSRESLASTTLSLFETQSVFSGRHEWPYGYRVLPPLGLPQSSTQPIEGGEQLSISPGTAMSGTTISGGTSTSASLPSYLFAGDAGSPKQSNAKKRALSMSPLSDVMGTDFNSIIRTSPTSLVAYINGSRCSPASQSTLSPIQSEGYGHFLGVRGRCIPQVHPCSMPGAPQALATQTECGRMQMLEEGGGLENQMANMVVEQQCLPGEVGVLEQISESCSQATNNVLPPLNLHPVQSTTVEEAAGPMGPPPPYHSHQHIHLFRRHCKIKPPSQDPLTQAPMVPPRHGVSFLPQVPMLEEEEGELEDYGAHCCRWLDCSAVYDQKEELVWHIEKLHVDQRKAEDFTCYWVGCPRNFKPFNARYKLLIHMRVHSGEKPNKCTLPVAVKVMQDKGLKTKKSQFEGCKKAFSRLENLKIHLRSHTGEKPYLCQHPGCNKAFSNSSDRAKHQRTHLDTKPYACQVPGCAKRYTDPSSLRKHVKSHSTKEQQLRKKMKSTTEVTQDPLTDCLTIHPLQPSLSPLARVDNNLNPPPAAPQRQDTSSNTHVALLCSLEDKYRFVDPSPHQLFPGDQCRPCSPTCLGHPPNGTSLQNNPELKQPSQPPDLADHSHELSGQMKILYSPLQYGGITAQTSLSHLMQVDAFGDSLTPAVNNPNVLATSQTALSCITGFDVHSQAQDVAPNQELHGRNFFSVVDHCTSQGSCIYTEG, encoded by the exons ATGAGTGGAAAAGGCTGTCAGCTCCTGGTGTCTCCATGTAGTGTGTCCCCATCAGTGAGCATGATCAGGGGACACCAGTCCGGGTCCATCAGGATTCCTATGTCCTCCCCCCATCAGGCCAATCTTAGTCCCTCCTCAGGAATAGAGAAAGTGAAAAGAGGGGCCATCCACTCCTCAGCCTCAGGTAAACAGAGCAGAAGCCATGATGTTCTGCCAACCCTGAGCCTCCGCAGGCAGGTGTTGACCAGTGGGAAACAATTAACAACTGCATCGCCACACCAGCAAGTGTCTGATCACCAGCCAAACACAACAATGGCACCTACCATTCAGGCAGGACCCTGCTCTTCTAAAAACAGCTTCAAAG GGCCTGCTGCGCCTCACCCTCCTCCAAATTCACATAGTGTGCCAGTTCCCCACACCGATGCCAG ATCCTTGCTGTCCAGAGAATCCTTGGCATCCACTACCCTCAGTCTGTTTGAAACACAGTCAGTGTTTAGTGGCAGACATGAGTGGCCGTATGGCTACCGTGTGCTTCCTCCACTAGGGCTACCTCAGAGCTCCACCCAGCCCATCGAGGGGGGTGAGCAGCTGAGTATTTCGCCTGGCACAGCCATGTCTGGTACAACTATATCAGGTGGCACAAGCACTTCTGCCTCCCTGCCTTCATACCTCTTTGCAGGTGATGCTGGAAGCCCTAAACAATCTAATGCTAAGAAGAGAGCTCTCTCCATGTCACCTTTGTCAGATGTCATGGGTACTGATTTCAACTCCATCATACGCACCTCGCCCACCTCTCTTGTGGCTTATATCAATGGCTCCCGCTGCTCTCCAGCCTCACAATCAACACTCTCACCCATCCAGTCTGAGGGGTATGGTCATTTTTTAGGTGTGAGAGGCCGCTGTATCCCTCAGGTCCATCCCTGCAGCATGCCAGGTGCTCCGCAGGCTCTGGCCACACAGACAGAGTGTGGCCGTATGCAGATGCTTGAAGAGGGAGGTGGTCTGGAGAACCAGATGGCTAACatggtggtggagcagcagtGCCTCCCTGGCGAAGTAGGGGTGCTGGAGCAGATTTCAGAGAGCTGCAGCCAAGCCACCAACAACGTGCTGCCACCTCTAAACTTACATCCAGTACAGTCGACTACAGtagaagaagctgcaggtccAATGGGACCTCCACCACCCTACCACTCCCACCAACACATCCATCTTTTCAGGCGTCACTGCAAAATAAAGCCTCCATCTCAGGACCCTCTCACACAGGCTCCCATGGTTCCTCCAAGGCATGGGGTGAGCTTCTTACCCCAAGTCCCAATgctggaggaagaagagggagagtTGGAGGACTATGGGGCCCATTGCTGCCGATGGTTGGACTGCAGTGCAGTCTATGACCAAAAGGAGGAGCTGGTGTGGCACATAGAAAAGCTACATGTGGACCAGCGGAAGGCCGAGGATTTCACATGCTACTGGGTGGGCTGTCCACGCAACTTCAAGCCCTTCAATGCCCGATACAAGCTTCTTATCCACATGAGGGTCCATTCTGGAGAGAAACCTAACAAGTGCACG CTTCCAGTTGCTGTCAAGGTGATGCAAGATAaaggactgaaaacaaaaaaatcacaa TTTGAGGGCTGCAAGAAAGCTTTCTCTCGACTAGAAAACCTGAAGATCCATCTACGTAGCCACACGGGGGAGAAACCCTATCTTTGTCAGCACCCAGGATGCAACAAAGCCTTCAGCAACTCAAGTGACAGAGCTAAACACCAGCGTACACACCTGGACACA AAGCCCTATGCGTGCCAAGTTCCTGGCTGTGCCAAGCGTTACACAGATCCCAGCTCCTTGAGGAAACATGTGAAATCCCACTCTACTAAAGAACAACAGTTAAGGAAGAAG ATGAAATCCACTACTGAAGTGACTCAGGACCCACTGACAGATTGTTTAACCATCCACCCTCTACAACCAAGTCTTTCTCCTCTGGCAAGGGTAGACAACAACTTGAACCCACCTCCTG CTGCTCCACAGAGACAAGACACCTCCAGCAATACCCATGTGGCTCTGCTGTGCTCCTTAGAGGATAAATACAG GTTTGTTGATCCTTCCCCTCACCAGCTTTTCCCCGGGGACCAGTGTAGACCTTGCTCTCCCACTTGCCTCGGGCATCCTCCCAATGGGACATCTCTGCAGAACAACCCAGAGCTGAAGCAGCCCAGCCAGCCTCCTGATCTTGCAGATCACAGTCATG aGCTGTCAGGGCAAATGAAGATACTATATTCTCCTCTACAATATGGTGGGATCACAGCACAGACCAGCTTGAGTCACCTGATGCAAGTTGATGCTTTTGGTGACAGCCTCACTCCAGCAGTCAATAATCCCAATGTGTTGGCAACCTCACAAACAGCTCTTTCATGCATTACAG GATTTGATGTCCATAGCCAAGCACAGGATGTGGCTCCTAATCAAGAATTACATGGCAGAAATTTCTTCTCTGTGGTGGACCATTGCACAAGCCAGGGCTCCTGCATCTATACAGAGGGATGA
- the glis3 gene encoding zinc finger protein GLIS3 isoform X5, translating to MSGKGCQLLVSPCSVSPSVSMIRGHQSGSIRIPMSSPHQANLSPSSGIEKVKRGAIHSSASGKQSRSHDVLPTLSLRRQVLTSGKQLTTASPHQQVSDHQPNTTMAPTIQAGPCSSKNSFKAGCSVSRPNMEVFGQQATANLKVTSSPVTVVTGHPYIAGPAAPHPPPNSHSVPVPHTDARSLLSRESLASTTLSLFETQSVFSGRHEWPYGYRVLPPLGLPQSSTQPIEGGEQLSISPGTAMSGTTISGGTSTSASLPSYLFAGDAGSPKQSNAKKRALSMSPLSDVMGTDFNSIIRTSPTSLVAYINGSRCSPASQSTLSPIQSEGYGHFLGVRGRCIPQVHPCSMPGAPQALATQTECGRMQMLEEGGGLENQMANMVVEQQCLPGEVGVLEQISESCSQATNNVLPPLNLHPVQSTTVEEAAGPMGPPPPYHSHQHIHLFRRHCKIKPPSQDPLTQAPMVPPRHGVSFLPQVPMLEEEEGELEDYGAHCCRWLDCSAVYDQKEELVWHIEKLHVDQRKAEDFTCYWVGCPRNFKPFNARYKLLIHMRVHSGEKPNKCTLPVAVKVMQDKGLKTKKSQFEGCKKAFSRLENLKIHLRSHTGEKPYLCQHPGCNKAFSNSSDRAKHQRTHLDTKPYACQVPGCAKRYTDPSSLRKHVKSHSTKEQQLRKKMKSTTEVTQDPLTDCLTIHPLQPSLSPLARVDNNLNPPPAAPQRQDTSSNTHVALLCSLEDKYSFSPGTSVDLALPLASGILPMGHLCRTTQS from the exons ATGAGTGGAAAAGGCTGTCAGCTCCTGGTGTCTCCATGTAGTGTGTCCCCATCAGTGAGCATGATCAGGGGACACCAGTCCGGGTCCATCAGGATTCCTATGTCCTCCCCCCATCAGGCCAATCTTAGTCCCTCCTCAGGAATAGAGAAAGTGAAAAGAGGGGCCATCCACTCCTCAGCCTCAGGTAAACAGAGCAGAAGCCATGATGTTCTGCCAACCCTGAGCCTCCGCAGGCAGGTGTTGACCAGTGGGAAACAATTAACAACTGCATCGCCACACCAGCAAGTGTCTGATCACCAGCCAAACACAACAATGGCACCTACCATTCAGGCAGGACCCTGCTCTTCTAAAAACAGCTTCAAAG CAGGTTGCTCCGTGTCTCGGCCTAACATGGAAGTTTTTGGTCAACAAGCTACTGCTAACCTAAAAGTGACCAGTAGTCCCGTGACTGTTGTCACAGGTCATCCATATATTGCAGGGCCTGCTGCGCCTCACCCTCCTCCAAATTCACATAGTGTGCCAGTTCCCCACACCGATGCCAG ATCCTTGCTGTCCAGAGAATCCTTGGCATCCACTACCCTCAGTCTGTTTGAAACACAGTCAGTGTTTAGTGGCAGACATGAGTGGCCGTATGGCTACCGTGTGCTTCCTCCACTAGGGCTACCTCAGAGCTCCACCCAGCCCATCGAGGGGGGTGAGCAGCTGAGTATTTCGCCTGGCACAGCCATGTCTGGTACAACTATATCAGGTGGCACAAGCACTTCTGCCTCCCTGCCTTCATACCTCTTTGCAGGTGATGCTGGAAGCCCTAAACAATCTAATGCTAAGAAGAGAGCTCTCTCCATGTCACCTTTGTCAGATGTCATGGGTACTGATTTCAACTCCATCATACGCACCTCGCCCACCTCTCTTGTGGCTTATATCAATGGCTCCCGCTGCTCTCCAGCCTCACAATCAACACTCTCACCCATCCAGTCTGAGGGGTATGGTCATTTTTTAGGTGTGAGAGGCCGCTGTATCCCTCAGGTCCATCCCTGCAGCATGCCAGGTGCTCCGCAGGCTCTGGCCACACAGACAGAGTGTGGCCGTATGCAGATGCTTGAAGAGGGAGGTGGTCTGGAGAACCAGATGGCTAACatggtggtggagcagcagtGCCTCCCTGGCGAAGTAGGGGTGCTGGAGCAGATTTCAGAGAGCTGCAGCCAAGCCACCAACAACGTGCTGCCACCTCTAAACTTACATCCAGTACAGTCGACTACAGtagaagaagctgcaggtccAATGGGACCTCCACCACCCTACCACTCCCACCAACACATCCATCTTTTCAGGCGTCACTGCAAAATAAAGCCTCCATCTCAGGACCCTCTCACACAGGCTCCCATGGTTCCTCCAAGGCATGGGGTGAGCTTCTTACCCCAAGTCCCAATgctggaggaagaagagggagagtTGGAGGACTATGGGGCCCATTGCTGCCGATGGTTGGACTGCAGTGCAGTCTATGACCAAAAGGAGGAGCTGGTGTGGCACATAGAAAAGCTACATGTGGACCAGCGGAAGGCCGAGGATTTCACATGCTACTGGGTGGGCTGTCCACGCAACTTCAAGCCCTTCAATGCCCGATACAAGCTTCTTATCCACATGAGGGTCCATTCTGGAGAGAAACCTAACAAGTGCACG CTTCCAGTTGCTGTCAAGGTGATGCAAGATAaaggactgaaaacaaaaaaatcacaa TTTGAGGGCTGCAAGAAAGCTTTCTCTCGACTAGAAAACCTGAAGATCCATCTACGTAGCCACACGGGGGAGAAACCCTATCTTTGTCAGCACCCAGGATGCAACAAAGCCTTCAGCAACTCAAGTGACAGAGCTAAACACCAGCGTACACACCTGGACACA AAGCCCTATGCGTGCCAAGTTCCTGGCTGTGCCAAGCGTTACACAGATCCCAGCTCCTTGAGGAAACATGTGAAATCCCACTCTACTAAAGAACAACAGTTAAGGAAGAAG ATGAAATCCACTACTGAAGTGACTCAGGACCCACTGACAGATTGTTTAACCATCCACCCTCTACAACCAAGTCTTTCTCCTCTGGCAAGGGTAGACAACAACTTGAACCCACCTCCTG CTGCTCCACAGAGACAAGACACCTCCAGCAATACCCATGTGGCTCTGCTGTGCTCCTTAGAGGATAAATACAG CTTTTCCCCGGGGACCAGTGTAGACCTTGCTCTCCCACTTGCCTCGGGCATCCTCCCAATGGGACATCTCTGCAGAACAACCCAGAGCTGA
- the glis3 gene encoding zinc finger protein GLIS3 isoform X7 — MSGKGCQLLVSPCSVSPSVSMIRGHQSGSIRIPMSSPHQANLSPSSGIEKVKRGAIHSSASGKQSRSHDVLPTLSLRRQVLTSGKQLTTASPHQQVSDHQPNTTMAPTIQAGPCSSKNSFKAGCSVSRPNMEVFGQQATANLKVTSSPVTVVTGHPYIAGPAAPHPPPNSHSVPVPHTDARSLLSRESLASTTLSLFETQSVFSGRHEWPYGYRVLPPLGLPQSSTQPIEGGEQLSISPGTAMSGTTISGGTSTSASLPSYLFAGDAGSPKQSNAKKRALSMSPLSDVMGTDFNSIIRTSPTSLVAYINGSRCSPASQSTLSPIQSEGYGHFLGVRGRCIPQVHPCSMPGAPQALATQTECGRMQMLEEGGGLENQMANMVVEQQCLPGEVGVLEQISESCSQATNNVLPPLNLHPVQSTTVEEAAGPMGPPPPYHSHQHIHLFRRHCKIKPPSQDPLTQAPMVPPRHGVSFLPQVPMLEEEEGELEDYGAHCCRWLDCSAVYDQKEELVWHIEKLHVDQRKAEDFTCYWVGCPRNFKPFNARYKLLIHMRVHSGEKPNKCTLPVAVKVMQDKGLKTKKSQFEGCKKAFSRLENLKIHLRSHTGEKPYLCQHPGCNKAFSNSSDRAKHQRTHLDTKPYACQVPGCAKRYTDPSSLRKHVKSHSTKEQQLRKKMKSTTEVTQDPLTDCLTIHPLQPSLSPLARVDNNLNPPPAAPQRQDTSSNTHVALLCSLEDKYRL, encoded by the exons ATGAGTGGAAAAGGCTGTCAGCTCCTGGTGTCTCCATGTAGTGTGTCCCCATCAGTGAGCATGATCAGGGGACACCAGTCCGGGTCCATCAGGATTCCTATGTCCTCCCCCCATCAGGCCAATCTTAGTCCCTCCTCAGGAATAGAGAAAGTGAAAAGAGGGGCCATCCACTCCTCAGCCTCAGGTAAACAGAGCAGAAGCCATGATGTTCTGCCAACCCTGAGCCTCCGCAGGCAGGTGTTGACCAGTGGGAAACAATTAACAACTGCATCGCCACACCAGCAAGTGTCTGATCACCAGCCAAACACAACAATGGCACCTACCATTCAGGCAGGACCCTGCTCTTCTAAAAACAGCTTCAAAG CAGGTTGCTCCGTGTCTCGGCCTAACATGGAAGTTTTTGGTCAACAAGCTACTGCTAACCTAAAAGTGACCAGTAGTCCCGTGACTGTTGTCACAGGTCATCCATATATTGCAGGGCCTGCTGCGCCTCACCCTCCTCCAAATTCACATAGTGTGCCAGTTCCCCACACCGATGCCAG ATCCTTGCTGTCCAGAGAATCCTTGGCATCCACTACCCTCAGTCTGTTTGAAACACAGTCAGTGTTTAGTGGCAGACATGAGTGGCCGTATGGCTACCGTGTGCTTCCTCCACTAGGGCTACCTCAGAGCTCCACCCAGCCCATCGAGGGGGGTGAGCAGCTGAGTATTTCGCCTGGCACAGCCATGTCTGGTACAACTATATCAGGTGGCACAAGCACTTCTGCCTCCCTGCCTTCATACCTCTTTGCAGGTGATGCTGGAAGCCCTAAACAATCTAATGCTAAGAAGAGAGCTCTCTCCATGTCACCTTTGTCAGATGTCATGGGTACTGATTTCAACTCCATCATACGCACCTCGCCCACCTCTCTTGTGGCTTATATCAATGGCTCCCGCTGCTCTCCAGCCTCACAATCAACACTCTCACCCATCCAGTCTGAGGGGTATGGTCATTTTTTAGGTGTGAGAGGCCGCTGTATCCCTCAGGTCCATCCCTGCAGCATGCCAGGTGCTCCGCAGGCTCTGGCCACACAGACAGAGTGTGGCCGTATGCAGATGCTTGAAGAGGGAGGTGGTCTGGAGAACCAGATGGCTAACatggtggtggagcagcagtGCCTCCCTGGCGAAGTAGGGGTGCTGGAGCAGATTTCAGAGAGCTGCAGCCAAGCCACCAACAACGTGCTGCCACCTCTAAACTTACATCCAGTACAGTCGACTACAGtagaagaagctgcaggtccAATGGGACCTCCACCACCCTACCACTCCCACCAACACATCCATCTTTTCAGGCGTCACTGCAAAATAAAGCCTCCATCTCAGGACCCTCTCACACAGGCTCCCATGGTTCCTCCAAGGCATGGGGTGAGCTTCTTACCCCAAGTCCCAATgctggaggaagaagagggagagtTGGAGGACTATGGGGCCCATTGCTGCCGATGGTTGGACTGCAGTGCAGTCTATGACCAAAAGGAGGAGCTGGTGTGGCACATAGAAAAGCTACATGTGGACCAGCGGAAGGCCGAGGATTTCACATGCTACTGGGTGGGCTGTCCACGCAACTTCAAGCCCTTCAATGCCCGATACAAGCTTCTTATCCACATGAGGGTCCATTCTGGAGAGAAACCTAACAAGTGCACG CTTCCAGTTGCTGTCAAGGTGATGCAAGATAaaggactgaaaacaaaaaaatcacaa TTTGAGGGCTGCAAGAAAGCTTTCTCTCGACTAGAAAACCTGAAGATCCATCTACGTAGCCACACGGGGGAGAAACCCTATCTTTGTCAGCACCCAGGATGCAACAAAGCCTTCAGCAACTCAAGTGACAGAGCTAAACACCAGCGTACACACCTGGACACA AAGCCCTATGCGTGCCAAGTTCCTGGCTGTGCCAAGCGTTACACAGATCCCAGCTCCTTGAGGAAACATGTGAAATCCCACTCTACTAAAGAACAACAGTTAAGGAAGAAG ATGAAATCCACTACTGAAGTGACTCAGGACCCACTGACAGATTGTTTAACCATCCACCCTCTACAACCAAGTCTTTCTCCTCTGGCAAGGGTAGACAACAACTTGAACCCACCTCCTG CTGCTCCACAGAGACAAGACACCTCCAGCAATACCCATGTGGCTCTGCTGTGCTCCTTAGAGGATAAATACAG gcTTTGA